The Candidatus Defluviibacterium haderslevense DNA window AAACCTTTAAGATATGCAGAAGCAGGATAAGGCGTATTTAACTGAGTAAAAGGTGGGGTAACGATGACAACTTTCGGATTCACAAAACCTTTTTATTTATAATCAATTGGCCAATACTATTTTTCAGTGGTATTATTTTGAATCTTTCTATCTTGACGAAGTGTATACAAATAAAAATCTTCAACTTTCTTTCTAGCCCAAGGCATTTTTCTTAAAAATTTTAAACTAGAAGGAATACTTTGATCATGGATAAAACAATTGATCGTAATTCGTTGACCAAGTTCT harbors:
- a CDS encoding DUF2132 domain-containing protein, which encodes MEPKLPNKKDPLHGVTLEVIVNHLVNTYGWKELGQRITINCFIHDQSIPSSLKFLRKMPWARKKVEDFYLYTLRQDRKIQNNTTEK